In a single window of the Leptolyngbya ohadii IS1 genome:
- a CDS encoding sensor histidine kinase yields the protein MLLSPPQIQFRRRLTRAIALPIVLLLLLSGVSIWQITRLLSALRWVDHTNEVISQANLSQKLLLDMETGLRGYLLTGEQNFLEPYEQANLQIDSSLEQLKSLVSDNLPQVQRVAELERQAQQWEQQAVPAISRQRGASEPLISLERRKQSMDQMRQQIASFIATEEQLRNQRSRIAQQTTRSVIFTSLFLAVGVGGVLAYFLRRQILRVSDTYETALQTAQVKTEEAQQSAAALQQYKDIFQFAEHGLVVGASDSRTLTLMNPAFARMHGYTVAELEKTPILNLFPPDRHTEAIEFVQQVNERGYYAFESLHCRKDGNVFPVFLGGTAVRDADGNLLYRIVSVHDITENKQAKLALQRSAQRLAALHDIDRAILASETDETLIGNALNQLRQIVPHQQAFVALFDLQAGVAQMIAGNSQSGELSHPIGTQLMIADFAPEQSLLSGIRSVENLTETDNYPPVLMQLRANGFCSCLCVPLLVESVLIGELNLAAIEPAAFNNEAQDIAREVAAQLAIALQQSRLRKQLQTYATQLEQRVADRTAQLAETNQELEAFTYSVSHDLRAPLRTIQGFAKALLEDCGEHLDEFCRSYIDSIIDDTNQMNGLISDLLAYSRLTRAQIRLQPTALDTVITEALSQLTAQITERQAQIRVVSPLPQVIAHRSTLIQVIANLISNAIKFVAPNISPQIDIFTTDERQDEQDSIRLWIADNGIGIASEHQERVFRVFERLHGAESYPGTGIGLAIVRKGLERMGGQVGVESQLGHGSRFWVALPSAVLPQNKHTYDPTSPNSSD from the coding sequence ATGCTACTCTCCCCTCCCCAAATTCAATTTCGCCGTCGCTTGACCCGTGCGATCGCTCTGCCGATTGTGCTGTTGCTGCTGTTGTCCGGTGTTTCTATCTGGCAAATTACCCGACTTCTTTCTGCTCTAAGGTGGGTAGACCATACAAACGAAGTGATTTCGCAAGCCAACTTGAGTCAGAAACTGCTGCTAGATATGGAGACTGGGCTGCGTGGGTACTTGCTTACTGGAGAGCAGAATTTTTTAGAGCCTTACGAGCAGGCAAACCTCCAAATTGATTCCAGTTTGGAGCAGTTGAAAAGTCTGGTGTCGGACAATCTGCCTCAGGTGCAACGGGTGGCTGAACTGGAGCGTCAAGCCCAACAGTGGGAGCAGCAAGCGGTTCCTGCGATTAGTCGTCAGCGTGGAGCATCAGAACCGCTCATCAGCCTAGAACGCCGCAAACAGAGCATGGACCAAATGCGGCAGCAAATTGCCAGCTTTATTGCCACCGAAGAACAGTTGCGGAACCAGCGGAGCCGCATTGCCCAGCAAACGACGCGATCGGTAATTTTCACAAGTCTGTTCCTGGCGGTCGGTGTGGGTGGCGTACTTGCTTATTTCCTTCGCCGTCAAATTTTGCGCGTGTCTGACACTTACGAAACTGCCCTTCAGACGGCTCAAGTTAAAACTGAAGAAGCTCAGCAATCTGCCGCAGCCCTTCAGCAGTACAAAGACATTTTTCAATTTGCTGAGCATGGATTGGTGGTTGGGGCATCAGATAGCCGAACCCTGACACTGATGAACCCGGCATTTGCGCGGATGCACGGCTACACAGTTGCAGAACTGGAAAAAACTCCAATTCTGAATCTGTTTCCACCTGACCGTCATACTGAAGCGATCGAATTCGTGCAGCAAGTGAATGAGCGCGGGTACTATGCTTTTGAATCGCTGCATTGCCGGAAGGATGGCAATGTTTTCCCCGTTTTTCTAGGAGGAACAGCCGTTCGAGATGCAGATGGCAACCTGCTCTATCGCATCGTTAGCGTTCACGACATCACAGAGAACAAACAGGCAAAGCTTGCCCTACAGCGAAGTGCTCAGCGACTAGCAGCCCTGCACGACATTGATCGCGCGATTCTAGCCAGCGAAACCGATGAAACCCTGATCGGTAATGCGCTCAATCAGCTTCGTCAAATTGTTCCGCATCAGCAAGCCTTTGTTGCCCTATTCGACTTACAGGCAGGTGTGGCTCAGATGATTGCCGGAAATAGTCAGAGCGGAGAATTGTCTCATCCCATCGGCACTCAGCTAATGATCGCCGATTTTGCTCCAGAGCAGAGCTTATTGAGCGGCATTCGGTCTGTTGAGAACTTGACGGAGACAGACAATTATCCCCCTGTACTCATGCAATTGAGGGCGAACGGTTTTTGCAGTTGTCTTTGTGTGCCGTTGCTAGTCGAAAGCGTACTAATTGGGGAATTGAATTTAGCCGCTATCGAACCTGCTGCTTTTAACAATGAGGCACAGGATATTGCCCGTGAAGTGGCAGCTCAGCTAGCGATTGCCCTGCAACAATCGCGCCTGAGAAAACAACTGCAAACCTATGCCACCCAGTTAGAGCAGCGAGTGGCTGACCGGACTGCTCAGCTTGCAGAAACAAATCAGGAATTGGAAGCATTTACCTATTCGGTTTCTCATGATCTGCGCGCACCCTTGCGAACGATTCAGGGATTTGCCAAAGCCTTACTAGAAGACTGTGGTGAGCATCTCGATGAATTTTGCCGCAGCTATATTGACTCCATCATTGATGACACCAATCAGATGAATGGGCTAATTAGTGATCTCCTTGCCTATAGTCGTTTGACTCGTGCCCAAATCAGGCTACAGCCAACGGCACTCGATACAGTCATCACCGAAGCCCTGAGTCAATTGACTGCTCAAATCACCGAGAGACAAGCTCAAATTCGGGTTGTTTCGCCTCTGCCTCAGGTAATTGCCCATCGCTCGACGCTCATTCAGGTGATTGCAAACCTGATTAGCAATGCCATCAAGTTTGTTGCGCCCAACATCTCGCCGCAGATAGATATCTTTACAACGGATGAGCGTCAGGATGAGCAAGATTCGATACGTTTATGGATTGCAGACAATGGCATTGGCATCGCATCTGAACATCAAGAGCGAGTCTTTCGTGTCTTTGAACGCCTGCATGGTGCAGAAAGCTACCCCGGCACGGGCATTGGCTTAGCCATCGTTCGGAAAGGGCTAGAACGCATGGGTGGGCAAGTGGGAGTAGAATCTCAATTGGGACACGGCAGCCGCTTTTGGGTCGCGCTGCCCAGTGCTGTTCTCCCGCAGAACAAACACACCTATGACCCAACCTCTCCAAATTCTTCTGATTGA
- a CDS encoding sensor histidine kinase, which yields MTQPLQILLIDDNKSDRALIVRELRREFSQFRVQEVIDAQDFEQAIANDNFDAVITDYQLRWSNGLEVLRTVKAHYPQCPVIMFTNTGTEEIAVEALQSGLDDYVLKETSRYIRIPVAIRVALERIQTQQRAALLEIRLQTLLNQVKVGIFRSTSDGTLIESNPAFLELLRVKSITQANELKLLDTRDCYERLVNLSSDPRQEREIQLQRSDGTQFWALLTTTLSQIEGIEVVDGLLEDITERKQAETTLQSLNAELEARVRERTVQLEAANQELAALAHQLQATNEDLEEFAYSISHDLRAPLRTIQGYAQVLLEDVGETLNSEHLRFLQRISVNVEQLNTLITDLLTYSRLRQADIELEPVLLASVLSEVVTQLEPEFQARQIQLQIEESLPTVRANRLILIQVLTNLLSNAIKFVAVGVQPQIQVWAESKGQQTRLWIEDNGIGIPLEQQQAIFSPFTRLHAEEAYPGTGIGLAIVRKGIERMGGRVGVESQPQLGSRFWLELPTVLEE from the coding sequence ATGACCCAACCTCTCCAAATTCTTCTGATTGATGACAACAAGAGCGATCGTGCCCTCATTGTTCGAGAACTGCGACGCGAGTTTTCCCAGTTCCGGGTACAGGAAGTTATTGACGCACAAGACTTTGAACAGGCGATCGCCAACGATAACTTTGATGCGGTGATTACAGACTACCAGTTGCGCTGGAGCAATGGATTGGAAGTCTTACGGACTGTCAAAGCGCATTATCCCCAGTGCCCGGTCATTATGTTTACAAATACAGGTACTGAAGAAATTGCAGTTGAGGCATTGCAATCGGGGCTGGATGATTATGTCTTAAAAGAAACGAGCCGCTACATTCGGATTCCGGTTGCTATTCGAGTGGCGTTAGAACGCATTCAAACGCAACAGCGTGCTGCCCTGCTTGAAATTCGCTTGCAAACCCTGCTGAATCAGGTGAAGGTAGGTATCTTTCGCTCTACCTCAGATGGCACACTCATCGAAAGCAATCCTGCTTTTCTGGAGTTGCTGAGAGTTAAGTCAATTACCCAGGCGAATGAATTGAAACTGCTCGACACTCGCGATTGCTACGAGCGGCTCGTCAACTTATCATCAGACCCACGCCAGGAGCGAGAAATTCAACTGCAACGCAGTGATGGCACCCAGTTTTGGGCACTGCTGACGACAACGTTGAGCCAGATTGAAGGCATTGAAGTTGTTGATGGATTGCTAGAAGACATTACTGAGCGGAAGCAGGCGGAGACAACGCTTCAAAGCTTGAATGCCGAACTGGAAGCGAGAGTTCGGGAGCGGACAGTACAACTGGAAGCTGCTAATCAGGAGTTAGCGGCATTAGCGCATCAATTGCAGGCGACCAATGAAGATTTAGAGGAGTTTGCCTACTCGATTTCTCATGATTTGCGTGCCCCGCTCCGCACAATTCAAGGCTATGCTCAGGTTTTATTGGAAGATGTCGGTGAGACGCTAAACAGCGAGCATTTAAGGTTTCTGCAACGGATTAGCGTGAATGTTGAACAACTCAATACCTTGATTACTGACCTTCTCACCTACAGCCGCCTCAGGCAAGCAGACATTGAACTAGAGCCTGTTTTGCTTGCCTCGGTGCTGTCCGAGGTAGTCACCCAACTTGAACCTGAGTTTCAAGCGCGACAGATACAGCTTCAAATTGAAGAATCCTTACCCACTGTTCGAGCGAATCGTTTGATCCTTATTCAGGTGCTCACCAATCTGCTGTCAAATGCAATAAAATTCGTTGCAGTCGGGGTGCAGCCTCAAATTCAGGTATGGGCAGAGTCTAAAGGACAACAGACCCGGTTGTGGATTGAGGATAACGGCATTGGTATTCCCCTAGAGCAGCAGCAAGCCATTTTTAGCCCCTTTACTCGGCTGCACGCAGAAGAAGCTTATCCTGGTACAGGAATTGGGCTTGCGATCGTGCGAAAAGGGATTGAACGCATGGGCGGGCGGGTTGGGGTAGAGTCTCAGCCGCAATTGGGCAGTCGTTTTTGGTTAGAGTTACCTACGGTGCTGGAGGAGTAA
- a CDS encoding response regulator, producing MNQENTILLVEDNPKDVFLVQRALRKAQVTSPLQVVNDGDAAVQYLSGEAPYSDRTAYPLPVFVLLDLKLPRRSGAEVLRWIRQQPHLRRLPVVVLTSSREYADVNGVYDLGANAYIVKPPDFDEFVEILKTLNLHWIRYNEKPQIDSL from the coding sequence ATGAATCAGGAAAACACGATTCTGCTGGTTGAGGACAATCCAAAAGATGTTTTTCTGGTGCAGCGGGCACTGCGTAAAGCTCAGGTTACTTCACCGTTGCAGGTGGTCAATGATGGCGATGCAGCCGTTCAATATCTTTCTGGCGAAGCGCCCTACAGTGATCGCACTGCCTATCCTTTACCTGTTTTTGTGTTGCTGGATCTGAAGCTGCCTCGTCGATCGGGAGCGGAAGTGCTGCGGTGGATACGACAACAGCCGCACCTGCGCCGCTTGCCTGTGGTTGTGTTAACTTCATCAAGAGAATATGCAGATGTCAATGGAGTCTATGACCTGGGAGCAAATGCTTATATTGTCAAACCCCCTGATTTTGACGAATTTGTTGAGATTCTCAAAACCTTAAATCTGCACTGGATTCGATACAACGAAAAACCGCAGATTGATTCGTTGTAA
- a CDS encoding response regulator: MLRILLVDDNQDDRALAIRQLKQALPAVLITEAGTAEAFEQALTELFFDVVITDYQLRWSNGLTVLKRIKAHHPDCPVVMFTNTATQATAVEAMKSGLDDYVIKSPSHYVRLPAAVKAALERVAAKRQAASLQARIQTLLNQLDVGIYRLTSEGALLEGNAAFLRLVGLERLTEVPADQTLEPYFRPQDYAELLVQLKQNGEVRDREVQLRCADGSTRWVKLSKTFTRTDGTTIIDGLMEDITERKQAEAQAEREKCRSQFLSEASRLLATSLDHHTTLENLANLAVPALANICFIDVIEPNSILFGEPILATSDPNQATLLLELRRRYPPRTDTESGIGKVLRTGQSELRSEIPNSLFGQIAQDADHLELLQQLGAKAWIIVPLAVQDRKFGTIALVLTQATRCYDRTDLEMAEELARRTAIALDNVRLYQEAQQANLAKDEFLAIVSHELRNPLNSMLGWAQLLRKRQFEDPTVSRAIETIERNAKLQNKLIEDLLDVSRIIQNQLEISRQSVSLVPVIDSVIEALQPSAKAKSIEIASSLDSAVGQVLGDESRLEQIVSNLLSNAIKFTPAGGRIEVGLQRAGSLAEITITDTGQGISANFLPFLFERFRQADSSKTRSQGGLGLGLAIVRHLVELHGGSVYATSAGEGKGSTFTVQLPIQEIPLTLALDSSGKGARELPSLASLRILVVDDDLDNRELIAFVLEQQQAQVTLAESAMEALNILSQVDIDILISDIGMPDEDGYSLIRRIRALKGSQKRRIPAIALTAFAKEEDQQASTAAGFQYHLSKPVNPDDLIVVVANLASLVQ, from the coding sequence ATGCTCCGAATTCTCCTCGTAGATGATAATCAGGACGATCGTGCCCTTGCAATTCGTCAGCTTAAGCAGGCATTACCAGCGGTGTTAATCACTGAAGCTGGAACTGCTGAAGCGTTTGAACAAGCCCTAACAGAATTGTTCTTTGATGTTGTTATTACTGACTATCAACTGCGCTGGAGCAATGGCTTAACCGTCCTCAAAAGGATCAAGGCGCATCATCCTGATTGTCCAGTTGTGATGTTCACTAACACTGCGACTCAAGCGACCGCAGTGGAGGCGATGAAGTCTGGCTTGGATGATTATGTCATCAAGTCTCCTAGCCACTATGTTCGGTTGCCTGCTGCGGTTAAAGCTGCTCTAGAGCGGGTTGCCGCAAAGCGACAGGCAGCGAGTTTACAGGCACGCATCCAAACCCTGCTGAACCAGCTCGATGTGGGTATCTATCGTCTCACCTCCGAGGGTGCGCTGCTGGAGGGCAATGCTGCCTTTCTACGATTGGTGGGACTGGAAAGACTGACAGAGGTTCCAGCAGACCAAACGCTAGAGCCGTACTTTCGACCTCAAGATTATGCTGAGCTTCTAGTCCAACTAAAGCAGAATGGCGAGGTGCGCGATCGGGAGGTGCAGCTTCGCTGTGCTGATGGTTCTACCCGCTGGGTCAAGCTTAGTAAAACCTTTACCCGCACGGACGGTACGACCATCATTGATGGGTTGATGGAGGACATTACCGAACGTAAGCAAGCAGAGGCACAAGCTGAGCGTGAGAAGTGTCGATCGCAGTTCCTCTCAGAAGCCAGCCGCCTTTTGGCAACTTCGTTAGACCACCACACAACCCTGGAGAATTTAGCGAATCTGGCGGTTCCTGCTTTGGCTAATATCTGTTTTATTGACGTGATTGAGCCAAATTCCATCCTGTTTGGGGAGCCGATTCTGGCAACGTCAGACCCTAATCAAGCCACCTTATTACTGGAACTCAGGCGACGTTATCCGCCACGAACGGATACTGAGTCTGGTATCGGGAAGGTGCTGCGTACAGGGCAATCCGAATTGAGGAGTGAAATTCCCAATTCGCTTTTTGGGCAGATTGCTCAAGATGCTGACCATCTGGAGCTATTGCAACAGCTTGGAGCCAAAGCCTGGATTATTGTTCCTTTGGCAGTCCAGGACCGAAAGTTTGGAACGATCGCTCTTGTATTGACGCAGGCAACGCGCTGCTATGATCGCACTGATTTAGAAATGGCGGAAGAACTAGCCAGACGCACAGCGATCGCTCTGGATAATGTTCGCCTGTATCAGGAAGCGCAGCAAGCAAACCTGGCGAAGGACGAGTTTTTAGCGATCGTTTCTCACGAACTCCGAAATCCCCTCAACTCCATGCTGGGTTGGGCGCAACTGCTGCGGAAGCGTCAGTTTGAAGACCCTACGGTAAGTCGGGCGATTGAAACGATCGAACGCAATGCGAAGCTCCAGAACAAGCTGATTGAGGATTTGCTTGACGTTTCCCGCATCATCCAAAATCAACTTGAAATCTCCCGTCAATCGGTTTCCTTAGTCCCCGTGATTGATTCGGTGATTGAAGCCTTACAGCCGAGTGCAAAGGCGAAATCCATTGAAATTGCCTCAAGTCTTGATTCTGCTGTAGGGCAAGTGCTGGGCGATGAGTCTCGATTAGAACAAATCGTGAGTAATCTGCTTTCCAACGCCATTAAGTTTACTCCGGCTGGTGGGCGAATTGAGGTTGGTTTACAGCGAGCAGGTTCTTTGGCTGAGATCACGATAACGGATACAGGACAAGGCATTTCGGCGAACTTCTTACCCTTTCTCTTTGAGCGGTTTCGGCAAGCCGATAGTTCCAAAACCCGATCACAGGGGGGATTAGGGTTGGGACTGGCGATCGTGCGACATCTGGTTGAACTGCATGGGGGCAGCGTTTATGCAACGAGTGCAGGAGAAGGCAAAGGCTCAACTTTTACGGTGCAGCTTCCCATTCAGGAGATCCCCCTAACCCTTGCGCTTGACAGTTCCGGCAAGGGAGCGAGGGAACTACCTTCCCTGGCTAGCTTACGGATTCTGGTAGTAGACGATGACTTGGATAATCGAGAGCTAATTGCGTTTGTTCTCGAACAGCAGCAAGCCCAGGTCACTTTAGCTGAATCTGCTATGGAAGCCTTGAACATCCTTTCCCAGGTGGACATCGATATTCTCATTAGTGACATTGGAATGCCTGATGAGGATGGCTACTCATTAATTCGCAGGATTAGAGCCTTGAAGGGTTCTCAAAAGCGTCGTATTCCAGCGATCGCGCTCACTGCGTTTGCGAAGGAGGAAGACCAGCAAGCTTCCACTGCCGCAGGATTTCAGTACCATCTGTCAAAACCTGTTAACCCAGATGACTTGATTGTGGTCGTTGCCAATCTTGCGAGCCTGGTGCAGTGA
- a CDS encoding response regulator, which produces MDDLMDNLFLTQTVLGAEGYEVEIADNGQLAIEKIESNPPDLILLDVMMPDRNGYEVTQRIRQNRNIPYVPILLVTAYDQPKATG; this is translated from the coding sequence GTGGATGACTTGATGGACAACTTGTTCCTGACGCAGACCGTCCTGGGAGCAGAAGGGTACGAAGTTGAAATTGCTGATAATGGGCAGTTAGCAATTGAAAAAATAGAATCGAATCCCCCCGATCTGATTTTGCTGGATGTCATGATGCCTGATAGGAATGGCTATGAAGTGACGCAGCGAATTCGTCAAAATCGAAATATTCCCTACGTTCCAATTCTTTTGGTTACAGCTTATGACCAACCGAAAGCAACAGGGTAG
- a CDS encoding transposase translates to MVGSFRQRLSSLPDKRTGKNTRYGMEDAALSAFSVFFTQTPSFLAYQRMMEGSKGKSNAQSLFGVHQIPSDNQIRDLLDSVAPEHVFPVFEEILQGLEQQGQLADFRSTADTLLIALDGTEYFSSSQIHCANCSKRTLKSGETHYFHSVITPVIVCPGQSHVIPLVPEFIVPQDGHDKQDCENAAAKRWLAQQGQRWSGLNVTVLGDDLYCRQPLCQQLLDQQFNFILVCRPESHTTLYEHLAGIALPTVTTKRWTGKVEETYTYRYLNSVPLRDSEDALLVNWCEVTVSRPDGKVTYQNSFATNHSLSNENVAQIVLAGRTRWKVENENNNTLKTKGYNLEHNFGHGKQHLSSLLATLNILSLLFHTLLELLDQKYKLLRSHLPTRKTFFDDLRALTRYMYFDSWDHLLTFMLEGLELDIPPNTS, encoded by the coding sequence ATAGTCGGTTCTTTTCGCCAGCGACTGTCCTCGCTACCGGACAAACGCACTGGCAAAAACACTCGCTATGGAATGGAAGATGCAGCTTTAAGCGCGTTTAGCGTGTTTTTCACCCAGACCCCTTCATTTCTGGCATATCAGCGGATGATGGAGGGCAGCAAAGGCAAAAGCAATGCTCAAAGCCTGTTTGGTGTTCATCAAATTCCCAGCGACAACCAAATCCGGGACTTGTTAGATTCGGTAGCACCTGAGCACGTGTTTCCGGTGTTTGAGGAAATCTTGCAGGGGTTAGAGCAGCAGGGGCAGTTAGCGGACTTCCGCTCTACTGCGGATACTCTGTTGATTGCCTTGGATGGCACCGAATACTTCAGTTCAAGCCAAATTCACTGCGCTAACTGTTCAAAGCGCACGCTGAAGTCGGGAGAAACTCACTACTTCCATAGCGTTATCACGCCGGTCATCGTCTGTCCGGGACAGAGCCACGTGATCCCCTTGGTTCCTGAGTTCATCGTGCCGCAGGATGGACATGACAAGCAGGACTGTGAGAATGCCGCCGCGAAACGCTGGTTGGCGCAGCAGGGGCAACGCTGGAGTGGCTTGAACGTCACTGTTCTAGGGGACGACCTTTATTGCCGCCAGCCCTTATGCCAGCAGCTTTTAGACCAGCAGTTCAACTTTATCCTGGTGTGTCGTCCCGAATCCCACACCACCCTCTATGAGCATCTTGCAGGCATTGCTCTGCCAACCGTCACGACCAAGCGGTGGACCGGGAAAGTTGAGGAGACCTATACCTACCGCTATCTCAACTCAGTGCCTCTAAGAGATAGCGAGGATGCTTTGTTGGTTAACTGGTGTGAGGTCACAGTCAGTCGTCCTGACGGCAAGGTGACGTATCAGAATTCGTTTGCCACCAATCACTCTCTGAGCAATGAAAACGTAGCCCAGATCGTTCTGGCAGGGCGTACCCGTTGGAAGGTCGAAAACGAGAATAACAACACGCTTAAGACTAAGGGCTACAATCTGGAACACAATTTCGGGCACGGGAAACAGCACCTCTCCTCACTGCTTGCGACCCTGAATATCCTGTCCCTGCTATTCCACACGTTGTTGGAGTTGCTCGACCAGAAGTACAAGCTGCTGCGATCTCACTTGCCGACACGTAAGACCTTTTTTGATGACTTGCGGGCGTTAACCCGTTACATGTATTTCGACAGTTGGGACCATCTGCTCACCTTCATGCTCGAAGGGCTAGAGCTAGACATTCCGCCCAATACCAGTTGA
- the istB gene encoding IS21-like element helper ATPase IstB, protein MLNHWQALEEKATQEGWSYSQFLQALCQLEAERKWALRLQRALKEAQLPFGKSFTSFNFAHCPSLNPAPLLQLAQDIDWLERAENLVLLGPSGVGKTHLAAAVGRSAIELGKRVKFFSATTLVQQLQYAKLQLQLPTLLAKLDRFDLLIVDDLGYVRKSEAETSVLFELIAHRYERKSLLVTANQPFSQWDAIFSDSTMTVAAVDRLVHHALIIDIQGESFRKQSAVERSGLK, encoded by the coding sequence ATGCTGAATCATTGGCAAGCCCTGGAGGAGAAGGCAACTCAAGAGGGGTGGTCGTACTCTCAGTTTCTGCAAGCGCTGTGTCAACTGGAGGCGGAACGGAAGTGGGCACTCCGGCTGCAACGCGCGCTCAAAGAAGCGCAACTGCCCTTCGGAAAAAGCTTTACTAGCTTCAATTTCGCACACTGCCCTAGCCTCAACCCCGCTCCCTTGCTACAATTAGCGCAAGACATCGATTGGCTAGAACGCGCAGAAAACCTGGTCTTATTGGGACCTAGCGGTGTTGGAAAGACCCATCTTGCCGCCGCTGTAGGGCGATCTGCGATTGAGTTAGGCAAACGAGTCAAGTTTTTCAGTGCAACGACGCTCGTTCAGCAATTGCAATATGCCAAACTGCAACTGCAATTACCCACGCTCCTGGCAAAACTAGATCGCTTCGATCTATTGATCGTGGATGACCTGGGTTATGTGAGAAAGAGCGAGGCTGAGACGAGTGTGCTGTTCGAGTTGATTGCCCATCGCTATGAGCGTAAAAGCCTACTGGTGACGGCAAATCAACCGTTTAGCCAGTGGGATGCGATCTTCTCCGATTCCACCATGACCGTGGCAGCCGTAGACCGATTGGTACATCATGCGCTGATCATTGATATTCAGGGTGAGAGTTTCCGCAAGCAATCGGCGGTGGAGCGATCTGGACTGAAGTAG